DNA sequence from the Thermococcus gammatolerans EJ3 genome:
AGTATCGAAGCCCACTCCATCAAAACTTCCCTTCGTGTCAAAAATTATCCTTGAGTATCCCTTCTTATGGTACTCCCCCGCCAGGTACCCAAGGGCTTTGTCGGGGAACGCCTCCATTCCGAATACTTTCAGAGTCCTGCCGTGGTAGGCGGGGTCGTAAAAGACGTCTTCACCTTCCCTCTCAAACAGCTTAACGGCTATTCTACTGTACCTCATGGAGTCCACCGATCCATCCTGGTGAACAAACTATAAACGGCTTCCGCTAGATTACCTTGACCATTCTCTCTCTCCAGGGACCCACCCTGACCCTGATGTAGCCCCTGAACTTCTCATCAACTTCCCTGTCGCCGGTGTAGACCCTCACAAAGCCGTCCTTGACCTTGGAGGGAGTTGCAATGACTATTATGTTCTCCTTTGGAACGTGCCTCAGAACCTCCGCGGAGAACTGCTGGTTCCCCCTGCCGAATAGGAAGTTAAGGCCCCCGATGACGGTGACGATGATCTTCGGGTTTCTCTCAGCAAACTTGAGGAGATCCTTCTCGGCCGCATCCTTCACGAGGAGCCGGGCCTTGCCGTCCTTTATCTCGACTACGTCAACGCCGAGGAGCGTTCCGTCTATACCCAGCCGGTCCTTGAGCTTCTTTATGGTTGAACCTGCCCCCAAGAAGTAGACGCCATCTTCCAGCTCCTCGGCGAGTGCCTCTATTGTTGCGTCGACGTCTTCGGCCTCGTCAGTTTTCGCGGGCTCCTTCGCCCCCTGGAGGAGCATCTCAACGTGGGGCGTGAGGGCCTTTCCGTAGTGCTTTGGCCTTACTTCATCGCGCCTGAAGGCGTTCTCATCGAGGTCCATCACGTCCCTCTCAATTAACGCTGCGTTTCCCCTGATGAACTCAACGAGCAGCCTAGCCGCATCCTCCGGGGATGCCGCAAAGACCCCGGAGAACATCTTAACGCCAGTCGGAATACCGAGGATTGGAATCCTTTTTCCGACGACGCTGAAGACGTCCCTCGCTGTTCCGTCCCCGCCTGCAAAGAGAATCAGCTCAATCCTCCCCAGCATTTCGCGGGCGAGCTCCTTTGTGTCCTCCGGGGTCGTGTCGGGTATCCTTACGCCAAGAACCTCCCGGTAGCCCACTTCCCTGTGCCTGATGACCTCGAAGGGGAATTCAAATTCCCTCAAAACGTTTTCTCCAAGGGGGCCCGGCCCCGTCAGAAACTCAAGCTTCCCGGCCTCTTCATAGCCGCTCAGCTCCCGCAGGAAGAGCCTTGCGAAATCCTCCGCGATGGGCCTCGCACCCCTCCTTATCGCTTCCTCCACGACGCCGTCTGTTCCCTTCAGGGCGACCCTTCCGCCCATCCCCGCTATGGGGTTGACTATGAACCCGATTCTCATCCTTTCTTTCATTCCTATCCCCGTCGAATTTATGAGCGAGGGCTTAAAGGTTTCACCTCATGTACTTCCTCGCGAAGACCGTGAGGAACACCGCCCACATGAACATTCCGAAGAGCGCTTCGAGCGATGCTATTGCCCGCCCAACGCCCACCGGATGGTAGTCCCCATAACCGAGGGTCGTCGCTGTCACTATGCTAAAGTACTCGTAGTCGAGGAAGCCCATACTGCTTGAGAGTCCCCGAACGCTCCCCGTCAGGAAAAATAGGATCGGGAAGAAAACGTTGACCGCGGCCAGCCATATCAGTATCGGCCTCTTCCAGTCGGTTCCGTATTTGCATGTCAAATCTGCGAAAAGCCATTCGAAGAGTATCTCCATCTTTTTAAGAAGCTTCCTCCATCCCCTTCTCCTCGCAGAGGCCTTTATCTTCCTCTTGGCGACCATCTCAAGGTAGTAGTACTCGTCGGCCTTTTCAAAGTCCCCGCTCCGCTCCCAGCTCGTTCTGGCGAGGCGATAGAAGACCTCCTCCGCGTGGGGACTGTTGAACTGACAGTCCTCCACGATAACGAAGCCCTCAACGTTGAGCTCCAACAGTAAAGTTGGAAGGACAGTGAGGTTCCAGGTCGGCGATATCACGAGCGTTGATCTGCGCAGGATGAAGTTGCTCTCGATGCGGACGTGAACGAACTCCGGCGAGAGGAGCCTGCTCTGCCTTATCTCGACGTGGCCGAAGACCTCAAGGTTTTCCAGGGTTAACCTTCCGGAGAAGCCCCTCACGGTGAGCCTGACCTGCCTCTTGAACCTCGGAGCTGTGTCGAAGCGTACGTCCCTCAGAACGAGCTCTCTCGCCCTGACCATCCGGGCTTTCCCCTCGGATACGCTGACGCCGTGCTCCTCGAGGATTTTCCTGAGGAGGGGGTAGCGGGTGTTTATCCCGATCTTCCTCACGTTCTTGAGGCCCGATATCTCGATGAATCCTATGATCTCCTTTCTCTCCCCGTATGCCGCCTCTTCTCCTCCTTCTCCCCCACCAACGTAGCGGGTGGAGTTTACCATGAGGTACTTAACGTCGGAATCGCGGACGGCTATGTGGCCGCTGAAATCAACACGGAGTATGTTGAGGCCGAACACCTTCGAGTCCTTGAACAGGAGAACTTCCAGTTTCGTGTCAAATACAATGACCCTCTCTATCGTCGAACCGACCACCACGAGACCCTTGATGGAAGAGCCGTCCACTATGAGGTTCTTGATGTGGGAGTTTCTAAAGACGAGCACCCTCTCGGATGTGAAGTCCTTTATCGTAACGTCGTACAGGTAAACTCCCTCAAAATAGCTCTGACCGGCCTTGAGTCTCTCCGCGAACTTCTCGGCCTTGATCCGCTTTATCTCTTCACCGAGAAGTCGCTCGCCCTCATCGTAGGGAATATGGAGGGGACAGTACTTCGATCCCTCAACCGGCTTTAGCCTGCACTTTTTCCCGTTGCTGTAGACGTACTCACACAGCGCTACTCCCCCCTGAAGAGTTCATAGATCAGGACGTCCACGAAGCCTTCCCCCGGAACGTACTGGTGTTTTCTCAGCCTGCCAACGAGCCTGAATCCGTTCTTTTCGAGAACACGGGCAGAGGCTACGTTTGAACTGAAAACACGGGCGTAGAGCTTTCTGAGGTTGAGCCACTCGAAGGCGTATGTGATCGCGAGAGAAACGGCCTCGGTCGCATAACCCTTCCCCCAGTGCTCCGGCCCGAGGAAGTAACCAAGCTCGGCGTTTCCACTGTGGAGATCAACGTTATGGAGGCCGATGAGGCCGAGGAGCGTCTTTTCCTCGTTCTTTATGATGGCAAAGACCTTCTCTCTCGCCTTTTCCCGCCTTATTGCCTCATACCACTCCATCTCGTCCTCGAAGAAAAAGATCTCGTGGGGTTTCGTGAGGTATCTCCTGACGGCCCTGTCGTTGTACCACCTCCACAGCAGGTGAACGTCCTCTCTCATCGGGACGGCGAGGCTGACTTTCCTCCCCTCGAGTATGGTCGGCCTCATCGCAAGCACCTTAAACTTAAAAGGGTCGTCCCGTATTTAAAACTTGATGGAGAGGGAGAGACTCATAGACATCGTCGCGAGGATACTTCGAAGGTCTGGCCTGAAGGTCGCGAGGGTCGAGCTTAGGGGAGGGTGTTTTGACCTCGTTGCGAGCGGACTCTTCACGCTCCTCTTCATAAAGGTCGTTACCAACATCGACACGGTTACGCCCGAACAGGCGGAGGACCTGAAGAGGCTGGCCAAGCTTTTCAAGGCGACTCCGATGATAGTGGGTGTGCGAACCAAGAACTCGGAGATAGAGGAGGGAGTCATCTACGAGCGCTTCGGGATATACGCCCTCAATCCAGCGACGCTCTACCGGGTTTTGATAGAGGGCGAACTTCCGGCGATATTTGCGGAACGCGGCGGCCTCTACGTTCGGATCAACGGGGAACTGCTGAAGAAGCTTCGTGAGAAGCACGGCTACTCAGTGGGGGAGCTGGCATCCCTCCTCGGGGTTTCGAGGAAGAGCCTCCTGAACTACGAGCGGAACGAGCAGGCGGTTTCGCTGGAGGTTGCGCTCCGGATGGAGGAGCTCTTTGACGAGCCCATAGCCGAACCGATCGACGTTCTAAGGGCAAAGGTCGACGTCGAGCTGAAGCCAGCGGAGCCGGAAACGCCCCTTGAGCAGGAGGTCTTTGAGAAGCTCAAAGAGCTCGGCATGGGAGTGGTCAAGGTGAAGAGGGCCCCCTTCAACGCCCTTTCAAGGGAAGACGAGGTCACGATTCTAACGGGGATAGACGAGAAGAAGACGCGCTCGACAGTCAGGAGGGCTGAGATGGTCGCTGAGGTCGGGAGAATCATCAACACGGGCGGCCTCTTTGTCCTGGAGAAGTCAAAGATGGAGGTCGTTTCCGAGGTTCCGCTGATCCCCAAAGAGAGCCTGAAGGAGATAAAGGACGTGGACGAACTCATAGAGCTCATCGAAGGCCTCAAGAGGGAGATAAGGAAGAGCATTTAGGAAAAGAGAACGTCCCTCCAGACTTTCTGGAGCTTCTCCACGTATTCCTCGGGTGAAGCTATGAGAACGGCCCATCTGGGGGTCTGCCGCCTCTTGAGTGCGTTGGCAAGGGGCGTTACCTTGGTCAAGGGCTCAAGCTCGCCGTTGTCCATAAGCACGTTTATCTCGGTCGCCTTAAGCCTCGGCTCGCTGAGCATCAGATCGGCGATGCTGAACTCGAGGATGACCTCTCCCTCCCTTGCCCCGACCTCACTCGCGAGCTTTCTTTCAAGTTCTTGTCTCTTCTTCACGTTGCGATAAGCTGCCAAAAGCTCCCTCTTCTCCTCCGAGCTGAGCTCCCCTGCCCCAGCCAGAACGGCAGCCTTGTAGAGGTTCCTGTATTTGACCCTCTTCACGATCTCCGATGGGAAGCCTTCGAGATCCTCCAGCTCAACAAGAACCCGGCAGTCTATCATCTTCCAGAAGTCCCAGAGGTGCCCCTCCTCAAGGGCGAACTCCAGGGCCCTGGTCAGCATCCCCTCCGCTATCTTGACTGTGTGGTGGAAGTAGACGCGCGAGTACATGAGCGAGCGCGCTACCATCATGCCCTCAACCGCCTCAACTCCCTTCTCCTCGACGACGAGCTCACCGTCGTGGATCGTCAGGACCTTCAGCAGTCTCTCCATATCTATTATCCCGTGAGCAACCCCGGTGTAGTGGGCGTCTCTGATGAGGTAGTCTATCTGATCGACGTCGACATCGCCGTGAAGGGCCTGACCCAGGTACCTCCTCTCATGCTTTCCAAGGATTAGATCGGCGACGGCCTTCGGATCGATGCCCCACCTCTCCAGTATCTCAGGTATCTCCCCACCACCGTTTCCCTCCGTTATGTCTATCTTGCCAAGGATTATCCGCTGGCCGAGACGCATGTGGTCGTATTCCTGCGTGTAGTGCTTGTAGATACTCTCAAACGTGTGACTGAAGGGGCCGTGTCCGATGTCGTGGAGCAGGGCGGCCGTTTCGAGGAGGAGGGCCTCGTCCCGGGGTAAGCCAAGCTCGGCAGAAAGCCTCTTGGCCACGTTCCAGGCCCCGAGGGAGTGCTCAAAGCGGGAGTGGTTGGCGCCTGGATAGACCAGAAACGCGAGACCGAGCTGCCTGATGTGCCTGAGCCTCTGAAACTCGGGGGTTTTCACAACGTCGAGGACAACACCGTCTATTTTCATACTTCCATGTATGGCGTCGTGTATGACCTTTGCCATGCACACCACCCGGGAACAGTTGCCAACGGACTTAAAATAGTTTTCCGCAGAAGGACAAAAGATCAAGGGAAAAATAGGACGAAATTCATCGGTACTCGCGCTCCAGGTGCATCTGTTCCACCTTCCCGATGTTTATCACCCGCAGTGTGCGGAACGTTTTTTAACACCGGCAGGGCAAGATACGAGCGGGGGAAGAGGAATGGAAGGCATATTCCGGCTCACCGACTTCAACTTTTATAACAAAACGGTGTTCCTGCGGGTCGATCTTAACTCACCGCTCAAGGACGGAAGGATAATCAGCGACGCGAGGTTCCGGGCGGTTCTTCCGACCGTGCGGAAGCTCCTCGAGGACGGGGCCAAGGTCGTCGTCGCCACCCATCAGAGCAAACCGTACAAGAGCGACTACGTGACGACTGAGGAGCACGCTGAAATACTCGGAAGGCTCCTTGGTACTGGAGTTGAGTACGTTGAGGATATCTTCGGACGGCTCGCGCGCGAGAGGATAAGATCCCTAAAGCCCGGCGAGGTTCTAATGCTCGAAAACCTCCGCTTCTCCGCTGAGGAGATCTTCTACAAGCCGCTCGAGGAGTGTGAAAAAACCCACCTCGTCAGAAAACTCGCCCCCCTGTTGGACTACGCTGTGAACGACGCCTTCGCCGCTGCCCACAGGAGTCAGCCTTCCCTGGTGGGCTTCGCCCGGCTCATGCCAACGGTTGCAGGCTTTCTCATGGAGAAGGAACTCATGGCCTTAGAAAAGGCCTACGAACACGGTGAGAGGCCTAGGGTTTACGTGCTCGGCGGAGCCAAGGTCGATGACTCTCTGAAGGTTGCGGAGAACGTTCTGAGGAAGGGAAAGGCCGACCTCATCCTGACCGGGGGTTTGGTGGCTAACGTTTTCACCCTCGCCAAGGGCTTCAACCTCGGCGATGCCAACATCATGTTCCTCGAAAGAAAGGGCCTCCTCGAGCTTGTGGAGCGGGCCGAGAGAATACTCGACGAGTTCTATCCCTACGTCAGAACACCGGTTGATTTTGCCGTCGATGTGAACGGCGAGCGCGTTGAGGTCGATCTCCTAAGCGATGAGAAGGAACTCTTCGACCGCTATCCCATACTCGACATAGGCTCCAGGACGGTTGAGAAGTACCGCGAGATACTCCTGAAGGCGGGAACAATCGTCGCCAACGGCCCAATGGGAGTTTTTGAGCGTGAGGAGTTCGCCCTCGGAACGGTGGGGGTCTTCAGGGCGATAGGGGAGAGCAAAGCGTTCAGCGTTGTAGGCGGCGGTCACTCGATAGCGAGCGTCTACCGGTACAACATAACCGGAATAAGCCACGTCTCGACTGGAGGGGGAGCGATGCTGAGCTACTTCGCCGGCGAGAGCCTACCTGTCATCGAGGCCCTGAAGGAGAGCTATCGGCTCTTCAAGGCCCGAAATTGAGAGATGGCCTTTCCGCCACCCGTTCTGGAAGGTTCAAAAGCGGAGGCCAATCAATCACTTCCGGCGTTGATGGTCGGAGCCCTTGCCACCTAAAAACGCCTCCACGCCCCGAAGTATTCCCTCCATTCCCTCACCCGCCGGCTTGGGGATGAAAACGTCGGCTATCGGGGTTATCCCGCTCCTCTTCGGGTTTATCTCTATCACCCTTCCCCCGTGCTCCTTGACGACGTAGGGGATGTATGCGGCCGGATAAACGACCCCGCTCGTGCCTATGACGAGAACGACATCAGCCTTAGAGGCCAGCTCAAAGGCCCTCTCGAGTGCATCCTGCGGAAGGGGCTCGCCGAACCACACCACGTCCGGCCTTAGAAGGGATCCACACCGGGGACACCTCGGAAGATCCTCCGAGGTCAGGAACTCCTCGAGTCTTCCGCTCTCCTTCAGGTTTTCCCTGTAGGCACAGGAGGTACAGCGAACCCGAAAGATGTTGCCGTGAAGCTCTATCAGGTTTTCCGTTCCCGCCTCACGGTGGAGGTCATCAACGTTCTGAGTTATTACAGCTTTGATGATCCCCATCTTCTCGAGCCTCGCAAGGGCCAGATGGGCCCGGTTCGGTCTGGCCTTCGCTATGAGCCTCATTCTCCATTTGTAGAACTCCCACACCAGCTTGGGGTTTCTCCTGAAAGCTTCGGGAGTTGCCAGTTCTTCAGGTTTATAGTTCCTCCAGAGCCCGTTGGCGTCCCTGAAAGTGGGAACGCCGCTTTCTGCGCTTATCCCCGCGCCGGTGAAGGCTATGGCGAACTTCGCCTTTGCCAAAATCCTTCCGGCTTCCTCGCAGAGCATGATCCCCTTTGGGAGGCAAAACTTAAATTTTTAACTGACCAATTCTAAACGTTAAGATGGCATTCGAGTGGGTGTCGCCGATGGCTCCAATGGAAAAGGGGCTATTATCCATATTCTTCTGGGGCTGCACATAACGTCCTTCTACGAGTTCCTGAGGGAGAACATCATCGCGTACTACGTTCTCTCGGCGATGCTCCTGACGACGATCGGAGCAATCACCATAATGTCCATACGTAAGGAGGAGGTGGGATGAATGTGGTGGGAAAAACCCGGTCATCTGCGAACTGTTGGTAACAGGCTTTTCATCGGGGAGCACGACGTCGTTGAGCTCGCCGAAAAACACGGAACGCCCGTTTACATCTACAACCTGGGCAGAATACGGGACAACTACCTCAGAATGACTGATGCCCTCAAGAAAGCAGGGTTCAGGGAATGGAGGATACACTACGCGATGAAAGCGAACAACAACAGGGAAGTCCTCGGATTGATCAGGGAGCTCGGCGGTGGAATAGATGCCACCTCGCCGGGTGAGGTTAAGCTCGCAAGGGAGATCGGCTTCGAGGACGATGACATAATATTCACGGGAACATCCCTCAGCAACGGTGACCTTGAATTCCTCGCCAAAACGAAAGTGCTCATAAACTTCGACTCCATCTCCTCTCTGAGACGCTTCAACGGCGAGGAAGGGCGAAAGGTCGGCCTCAGGATAAACACCGGCGTCGGGATCGGCAGGGTTGAGAAGACCACAACTGGTGGGCTAGAGGCAGGGAGCATTCCCGTCAAGTTCGGAATCTCCGGAAAAGCCATTGACCGGGCCTTTGATCTGATAGAGGAGAAGGGCTTCGAGCTTCACTGCCTGCACCACCACGTTGGCTCGGACTGGGTTGGGGAGAAGATCGGCAGATACTTCCAGGCACTGGACAACCTCCTCAAGGTGGCCGAAAAGGCAGAGGCTCGCTTCGGCGGATCCGTTGAGGTTATCGACCTCGGAGGGGGTTACGGAGTTCCCCACAGTGCCGAAGAGGAAGAGTTCCCCGTTTACGAGTTCTTTCAGCGGGTTAAAGAGCACATGGAGGAGTACGGCTTCGGCGACCTCAAAGTCATCGTGGAGCCTGGAACCTACCTTGTGAGTGACGCCGGCATTCTGGTGGCCCAGGTCAACACAGTGGAGGAGAAGAACGGGAGGATTTTCGTGGGTGTTGACGCTGGTTTAAACGTCTTCAACTCGCCCGCCCTCTACAACTACTATCATGAAATTGTGGTCTGCAACAGGGTCTCCAGCGAGGAGAAGATGGTCGCCACCGTTGTCGGGAACATCTGCGAGAGCGGAGACATATTTGCGGTAGACAGGGAGCTGCCTAAGATAGAGGAAGGGGACTACATAGCCATACTGAACGCCGGGGCCTACGGATACGTCATGGCCAACAACTACAACCTCCGCCCCAAGGGAAAAGAAGTCGTCGTTGGCCGGTCCCGTTCGATTTTCTGATTAATTCTTCCTATCCTGTTTGGAGACTTCCAGAGTCTTCGAACGTTTTTTGAATTTTCATTCAGATTTTCGTGGGAGGGTTTAAATTGTATTCATTTGGACATTGAACGGGGTGAGAGAGATGCCGGTCTCGGAGGGAGTTGAGAGAAAAAAGGTCACCACGTCACACGGTCGCTATTACTCCGCAAGAATAGCGGCGCAGAGGCGGAAAAAACTCATAGTGATCCAGAACATCAGACGGAGGAAGGGAATTCGGGGACTGAGGACAAGCACGATACACGTCGAGAAGAAGCGCATAACCCGGGGGGAGGCTCTGGCAATCCTCGTGGGGACTCAGATAGGTGCGGGAGTACTGGGCCTACCATATGCCGCCAGCAAGGTCGGTCTCATCCCAGCGCTGGCAGTGCTCATCGGCGTGATGTTCCTCATGCTCTGGACGGGCCTCATCGTCCTCAGGTTCTCGGCAGGAATGGGCGGGGCACAGATGAGCACGGTAGCCCAGAGAACCCTCGGAAGGGTCGGTGGCTGGCTGATGTACGTGAGCATCTCCATAATGAGCTTCGGAGCTATCTTAGCATACATAGCTGGAATGGGAAGCGTCTTCGCGGGCCTCTTCGGGATAAACGAAACGGTTGGAGCGTTCGTCTTTTGGGTTTTGGCCTCGTTCGTCGTCTATCACGGCCTCGAAGCCAGCGGAAAGACGGAGCTGGCGATGAGCTACGTCATGCTGGCGCTCTTCATAGCGGTTACCCTCATGCTGATTCCCCACGCGAAGGTGAGCAACGGCCTCTATGCAGACCTCTCGGGAATCCTGAGCATAACTGGTGTCGCAATCTTCGCACTCGGCTGCCACACGGTAATCCCAGACGTTTACAAGGGCCTCGGAAGCTACGAGGAGACCAAGAAAGTCCTCGTCTGGGCGTTCATAATACCGACGGCCATCTACGCGGTATTCATGGTCGCCTTCCTCCTCGCCTTCGGCAGGAACACGCCCCAGATAGCCACGCAGGGCCTTGAGCTCCTTTACGGCCACCTTGGAAGAATCGTCGGCAATCTCATCCCGCTCCTGGCAATAACCACGAGCTACATCGGAATCGCCTTGGCTCAGCAGAGCAACAACGAGGAGTTCGTGAGGCTCAAGAGGCCGATAGCGTGGGGTCTGACGGTAATTCCACCCGCTCTGGTTTACTTCGCCGGCGTCAAGAACTTCGCTGACGTCTTGGCTTTCGCTGGCGATACTGGAGACATGATGGCCTTCATAATCCTACCGGTACTCATCTGGCTCGTCGACAGGCTGAGGCGTCGGTGAGCCATTTATTAATGTACTTTTTTGTGCGTGTGGACAGCTGTGGTAAGGTTTATATCCACGTCGTTCAAAGCACAATCGAGGTGTTTCCCATGAGCTACCGCGAATACCGCGACAGGGTTCTGAACTTTATTGAGGACCACGAGCACTGGAGGGCCCACACGATAAACCTCATAGCGAGCGAGAACGTGACCTCTCCGAGCGTAACAAGAGCGGTGGCGAGCGGTTTCATGCATAAGTACGCCGAGGGCTGGCCGAGGCAGAGGTATTACCAGGGGTGCAAATACGTTGACGAGGTCGAACTGATTGGAGTGGAGCTCTTCACGAAGCTCTTCGGGAGCGATTTCGCTGACCTGAGACCGATTTCCGGAACCAACGCCAATCAGGCGGCTTTCTTTGGCCTCACCCAGCCGGGAGACAAGGCTATAGTTCTCCACACCAGTCATGGTGGACACATAAGCCACATGCCCTTCGGGGCGGCGGGAATGAGGGGGCTAGAAGTCCACACCTGGCCCTTCGACAACGAGGCCTTCAACATCGACGTTGACAAGGCCGAGAAGCTCATCCGCGAGCTCGAGCCGAAGATAGTCGTCTTTGGCGGCTCGCTCTTCCCGTTCCCGCACCCGGTCAAAGAGCTCGCACCCGTCGCTAAGGAGGTTGGAGCCTATGTTATGTACGACGCAGCACACGTCCTCGGCCTCATCGCCGGAAAGCAGTTCCAGGATCCGCTCCGCGAGGGAGCCGACATAATCACCGCTTCGACCCACAAGACCTTCCCCGGGCCACAGGGCGGTGTAATCCTCTACAAGAAGTTCGGTGAAACGGAGGAGATAGCCAAGCTCCAGTGGGCCATCTTCCCAGGTGTGCTGAGCAACCACCACCTCCACCACATGGCCGGAAAGGTAATCACCGCCGCAGAGATGCTGGAGTACGGTGAGAAGTACGCGGCCCAGGTCGTCAAGAACGCGAAAGCTCTGGCCGAGGCGTTAGCGGAGGAGGGCTTCAAGGTCATCGGCGAGGACAAGGGCTACACCGAGAGCCACCAGGTCATAGTTGACGTTTCAGACCTCCACCCCGCTGCTGGAGGCTGGGCCGCACCGCTCCTTGAGGAGGCCGGCATAATCCTCAACAAGAACCTCCTGCCCTGGGACCCGCTTGAGAAGGTCAACGAGCCGAGCGGTCTGCGCATAGGCGTCCAGGAGATGACCCGCGTTGGAATGTTCGAGGACGACATGAAGGAGATTGCTCACTTCATCAGGCGCGTCCTCATCGACAAGGAGGATCCGAAGAAGGTCAGGCGCGACGTCTACGGCTTCCGCGCCGAGTTCCAGAAGGTATACTACTCCTTCGACCATGGCCTGCCGCTCAGGGAATGATTTCTTTCTCCTTTTCTTCCCCCGTCGGAAAAACGTTATAAGT
Encoded proteins:
- a CDS encoding GNAT family N-acetyltransferase, with amino-acid sequence MRPTILEGRKVSLAVPMREDVHLLWRWYNDRAVRRYLTKPHEIFFFEDEMEWYEAIRREKAREKVFAIIKNEEKTLLGLIGLHNVDLHSGNAELGYFLGPEHWGKGYATEAVSLAITYAFEWLNLRKLYARVFSSNVASARVLEKNGFRLVGRLRKHQYVPGEGFVDVLIYELFRGE
- a CDS encoding transcriptional regulator; its protein translation is MERERLIDIVARILRRSGLKVARVELRGGCFDLVASGLFTLLFIKVVTNIDTVTPEQAEDLKRLAKLFKATPMIVGVRTKNSEIEEGVIYERFGIYALNPATLYRVLIEGELPAIFAERGGLYVRINGELLKKLREKHGYSVGELASLLGVSRKSLLNYERNEQAVSLEVALRMEELFDEPIAEPIDVLRAKVDVELKPAEPETPLEQEVFEKLKELGMGVVKVKRAPFNALSREDEVTILTGIDEKKTRSTVRRAEMVAEVGRIINTGGLFVLEKSKMEVVSEVPLIPKESLKEIKDVDELIELIEGLKREIRKSI
- a CDS encoding ATP-NAD kinase family protein, whose product is MRIGFIVNPIAGMGGRVALKGTDGVVEEAIRRGARPIAEDFARLFLRELSGYEEAGKLEFLTGPGPLGENVLREFEFPFEVIRHREVGYREVLGVRIPDTTPEDTKELAREMLGRIELILFAGGDGTARDVFSVVGKRIPILGIPTGVKMFSGVFAASPEDAARLLVEFIRGNAALIERDVMDLDENAFRRDEVRPKHYGKALTPHVEMLLQGAKEPAKTDEAEDVDATIEALAEELEDGVYFLGAGSTIKKLKDRLGIDGTLLGVDVVEIKDGKARLLVKDAAEKDLLKFAERNPKIIVTVIGGLNFLFGRGNQQFSAEVLRHVPKENIIVIATPSKVKDGFVRVYTGDREVDEKFRGYIRVRVGPWRERMVKVI
- the lysA gene encoding diaminopimelate decarboxylase, with translation MWWEKPGHLRTVGNRLFIGEHDVVELAEKHGTPVYIYNLGRIRDNYLRMTDALKKAGFREWRIHYAMKANNNREVLGLIRELGGGIDATSPGEVKLAREIGFEDDDIIFTGTSLSNGDLEFLAKTKVLINFDSISSLRRFNGEEGRKVGLRINTGVGIGRVEKTTTGGLEAGSIPVKFGISGKAIDRAFDLIEEKGFELHCLHHHVGSDWVGEKIGRYFQALDNLLKVAEKAEARFGGSVEVIDLGGGYGVPHSAEEEEFPVYEFFQRVKEHMEEYGFGDLKVIVEPGTYLVSDAGILVAQVNTVEEKNGRIFVGVDAGLNVFNSPALYNYYHEIVVCNRVSSEEKMVATVVGNICESGDIFAVDRELPKIEEGDYIAILNAGAYGYVMANNYNLRPKGKEVVVGRSRSIF
- a CDS encoding phosphoglycerate kinase — translated: MFRLTDFNFYNKTVFLRVDLNSPLKDGRIISDARFRAVLPTVRKLLEDGAKVVVATHQSKPYKSDYVTTEEHAEILGRLLGTGVEYVEDIFGRLARERIRSLKPGEVLMLENLRFSAEEIFYKPLEECEKTHLVRKLAPLLDYAVNDAFAAAHRSQPSLVGFARLMPTVAGFLMEKELMALEKAYEHGERPRVYVLGGAKVDDSLKVAENVLRKGKADLILTGGLVANVFTLAKGFNLGDANIMFLERKGLLELVERAERILDEFYPYVRTPVDFAVDVNGERVEVDLLSDEKELFDRYPILDIGSRTVEKYREILLKAGTIVANGPMGVFEREEFALGTVGVFRAIGESKAFSVVGGGHSIASVYRYNITGISHVSTGGGAMLSYFAGESLPVIEALKESYRLFKARN
- a CDS encoding potassium channel family protein, with amino-acid sequence MCEYVYSNGKKCRLKPVEGSKYCPLHIPYDEGERLLGEEIKRIKAEKFAERLKAGQSYFEGVYLYDVTIKDFTSERVLVFRNSHIKNLIVDGSSIKGLVVVGSTIERVIVFDTKLEVLLFKDSKVFGLNILRVDFSGHIAVRDSDVKYLMVNSTRYVGGGEGGEEAAYGERKEIIGFIEISGLKNVRKIGINTRYPLLRKILEEHGVSVSEGKARMVRARELVLRDVRFDTAPRFKRQVRLTVRGFSGRLTLENLEVFGHVEIRQSRLLSPEFVHVRIESNFILRRSTLVISPTWNLTVLPTLLLELNVEGFVIVEDCQFNSPHAEEVFYRLARTSWERSGDFEKADEYYYLEMVAKRKIKASARRRGWRKLLKKMEILFEWLFADLTCKYGTDWKRPILIWLAAVNVFFPILFFLTGSVRGLSSSMGFLDYEYFSIVTATTLGYGDYHPVGVGRAIASLEALFGMFMWAVFLTVFARKYMR
- a CDS encoding HD domain-containing protein; the protein is MAKVIHDAIHGSMKIDGVVLDVVKTPEFQRLRHIRQLGLAFLVYPGANHSRFEHSLGAWNVAKRLSAELGLPRDEALLLETAALLHDIGHGPFSHTFESIYKHYTQEYDHMRLGQRIILGKIDITEGNGGGEIPEILERWGIDPKAVADLILGKHERRYLGQALHGDVDVDQIDYLIRDAHYTGVAHGIIDMERLLKVLTIHDGELVVEEKGVEAVEGMMVARSLMYSRVYFHHTVKIAEGMLTRALEFALEEGHLWDFWKMIDCRVLVELEDLEGFPSEIVKRVKYRNLYKAAVLAGAGELSSEEKRELLAAYRNVKKRQELERKLASEVGAREGEVILEFSIADLMLSEPRLKATEINVLMDNGELEPLTKVTPLANALKRRQTPRWAVLIASPEEYVEKLQKVWRDVLFS
- a CDS encoding aromatic amino acid transport family protein yields the protein MPVSEGVERKKVTTSHGRYYSARIAAQRRKKLIVIQNIRRRKGIRGLRTSTIHVEKKRITRGEALAILVGTQIGAGVLGLPYAASKVGLIPALAVLIGVMFLMLWTGLIVLRFSAGMGGAQMSTVAQRTLGRVGGWLMYVSISIMSFGAILAYIAGMGSVFAGLFGINETVGAFVFWVLASFVVYHGLEASGKTELAMSYVMLALFIAVTLMLIPHAKVSNGLYADLSGILSITGVAIFALGCHTVIPDVYKGLGSYEETKKVLVWAFIIPTAIYAVFMVAFLLAFGRNTPQIATQGLELLYGHLGRIVGNLIPLLAITTSYIGIALAQQSNNEEFVRLKRPIAWGLTVIPPALVYFAGVKNFADVLAFAGDTGDMMAFIILPVLIWLVDRLRRR
- the cobB gene encoding NAD-dependent protein deacetylase, translated to MLCEEAGRILAKAKFAIAFTGAGISAESGVPTFRDANGLWRNYKPEELATPEAFRRNPKLVWEFYKWRMRLIAKARPNRAHLALARLEKMGIIKAVITQNVDDLHREAGTENLIELHGNIFRVRCTSCAYRENLKESGRLEEFLTSEDLPRCPRCGSLLRPDVVWFGEPLPQDALERAFELASKADVVLVIGTSGVVYPAAYIPYVVKEHGGRVIEINPKRSGITPIADVFIPKPAGEGMEGILRGVEAFLGGKGSDHQRRK